A genomic segment from Arcobacter acticola encodes:
- a CDS encoding TRAP transporter substrate-binding protein, translated as MLKTTTKLLVTTALIAGITTAASAADKVKWKLATTWGSTLTPFIDAPTNMASLVETMSDGKFTIRVDAANKHKAALGILDMVKGGQYEMGHSASYYWKGKDIDTLPFTTMPFGMTTPEQYAWFYYGGGMELMKKAYAKHGVLSFPGGNTGNQMGGWFRKEINTVADLQGLKMRVPGFAGEVMAKLGLSVTNIAPGELYTSLERGTIDALEWVGPGMDISMGFHKIAPYYYTGWHEPATELQFLVNEKSFEKLPKDYQQILLTAMRVSAYDMYIQNYDMSAKAWSTMLTEFPDIKVKTFPKDVMDAMKKANADLLEEVKKESPIVKEVLESQEAYQKQARKWTEMSDFLYLKDNL; from the coding sequence ATGTTAAAAACTACTACAAAACTACTTGTTACTACTGCTTTAATCGCAGGTATTACTACAGCTGCAAGTGCTGCTGATAAAGTTAAATGGAAATTAGCTACTACTTGGGGTTCAACTTTAACTCCATTTATTGATGCTCCAACAAATATGGCAAGCTTAGTTGAAACTATGTCTGATGGTAAATTTACAATTAGAGTTGATGCTGCAAATAAGCATAAAGCTGCCCTTGGTATTTTAGATATGGTTAAAGGTGGTCAATATGAAATGGGTCACTCTGCATCATATTACTGGAAAGGTAAAGATATTGATACTCTTCCATTTACAACAATGCCATTTGGTATGACTACACCTGAACAATATGCATGGTTCTACTATGGTGGTGGAATGGAATTAATGAAAAAAGCATATGCAAAGCATGGTGTTTTATCATTCCCAGGTGGAAACACAGGAAATCAAATGGGTGGTTGGTTTAGAAAAGAAATCAATACTGTTGCTGATTTACAAGGTTTAAAAATGAGAGTTCCTGGTTTTGCTGGTGAAGTTATGGCAAAACTTGGATTATCTGTTACAAATATAGCTCCAGGTGAATTATATACTTCACTTGAAAGAGGAACTATCGATGCTTTAGAATGGGTTGGCCCAGGTATGGACATCAGTATGGGATTCCATAAAATTGCACCTTACTATTACACAGGTTGGCATGAACCAGCAACTGAATTACAGTTTTTAGTAAATGAAAAATCATTTGAAAAATTACCAAAAGATTATCAACAAATTCTATTAACAGCAATGAGAGTATCAGCTTATGATATGTATATTCAAAACTATGACATGAGTGCTAAAGCTTGGTCAACAATGTTAACTGAATTCCCAGATATCAAAGTTAAAACTTTCCCTAAAGATGTTATGGATGCTATGAAAAAAGCTAATGCAGACTTATTAGAAGAGGTTAAAAAAGAATCTCCAATAGTAAAAGAAGTATTAGAATCTCAAGAAGCTTACCAAAAACAAGCAAGAAAATGGACAGAAATGTCTGATTTCTTATACTTAAAAGACAATTTATAA
- the gatB gene encoding Asp-tRNA(Asn)/Glu-tRNA(Gln) amidotransferase subunit GatB: protein MFEVIIGLEVHTQLNTNSKLFCSCATSFGEEPNTNVCPTCLGLPGALPSLNKEAVHKAIMLGTALKAKINQKSVFNRKNYFYPDLPSGYQISQFEVPVVGLGELIIDFADGRQKVIGVTRAHLENDAGKSIHSGSVSQVDLNRAGTPLLEIVSEPDMRSAEEAILYLKKLHSIVRYLGISDANMQEGSFRCDVNVSIRPKGDTNLYTRCEIKNMNSFKFIEKAIAYEVNRHIEAWEDGVHSKEIVQETRLFDPNTGETRSMRGKEDAADYRYFPDPDLLPVIITDEMLAKYSVIPELPDEKKERFVKEFGLKEYDASVITASLEMAKYFDEMMTQGINAKNAVTWLTVELLARLKEGALIEDSIIDAITLATIVKRIEDDTISGKAAKEVLDYLFENEATNVDEAIEKLGLKQVSDDGALLAIIDTILAANEEKVAEYKSGKEKLMGFFVGQTMKESKGTANPAKVNDLLKQRLS, encoded by the coding sequence ATGTTTGAAGTAATTATAGGGTTAGAAGTACATACACAGTTAAATACAAATAGTAAGCTTTTTTGCTCTTGTGCAACAAGTTTTGGTGAAGAACCAAATACAAATGTATGTCCAACTTGCTTAGGATTACCAGGAGCACTTCCTTCACTAAATAAAGAAGCTGTTCACAAAGCAATCATGCTTGGAACTGCATTAAAAGCAAAAATAAATCAAAAATCTGTATTTAATAGAAAGAATTATTTTTATCCAGATTTACCATCAGGTTATCAAATATCACAATTTGAAGTTCCTGTAGTTGGTCTTGGTGAACTTATTATTGATTTTGCTGATGGTAGACAAAAAGTTATAGGTGTTACACGTGCTCACTTAGAAAATGATGCAGGGAAAAGCATCCACTCAGGATCTGTTTCTCAAGTAGATTTAAATAGAGCAGGAACTCCACTTTTAGAAATCGTTTCAGAACCAGATATGAGAAGTGCAGAAGAAGCTATTTTATATCTTAAAAAACTACACTCTATTGTAAGATACTTAGGGATTAGTGATGCTAATATGCAAGAAGGATCTTTTAGATGTGACGTAAATGTTTCTATTAGACCAAAAGGTGATACAAATCTTTATACAAGATGTGAAATCAAAAATATGAACTCATTTAAGTTTATAGAAAAAGCAATTGCATATGAAGTAAATAGACACATTGAAGCATGGGAAGATGGAGTTCACTCGAAAGAAATAGTTCAAGAAACAAGATTATTTGATCCAAATACTGGAGAAACTAGATCTATGAGAGGTAAGGAAGATGCCGCTGATTATAGATATTTCCCAGATCCAGACCTTTTACCTGTAATTATTACAGATGAAATGTTGGCTAAATATTCAGTAATTCCAGAATTACCAGATGAGAAAAAAGAAAGATTTGTAAAAGAGTTTGGACTAAAAGAATATGATGCTTCTGTAATAACTGCATCTTTAGAAATGGCTAAATATTTTGATGAAATGATGACTCAAGGAATTAATGCTAAAAATGCTGTAACTTGGTTAACTGTTGAACTATTAGCAAGATTAAAAGAGGGTGCTTTAATCGAAGATTCAATTATTGATGCAATTACATTAGCAACAATAGTAAAAAGAATTGAAGATGATACAATTTCAGGAAAAGCAGCTAAAGAAGTACTTGATTATTTATTTGAAAATGAAGCAACTAATGTTGATGAAGCAATTGAAAAACTAGGACTTAAACAAGTAAGTGATGATGGTGCATTATTAGCTATTATTGATACAATTCTTGCAGCAAATGAAGAAAAAGTAGCAGAATATAAATCAGGTAAAGAAAAACTAATGGGATTCTTTGTTGGTCAAACAATGAAAGAATCAAAAGGTACTGCTAATCCTGCTAAAGTTAATGATTTATTGAAACAAAGATTATCATAA
- a CDS encoding TRAP transporter small permease subunit: protein MLLKLERGFDKFADAIGYLTAFVLVLMILNVTYDVVMRYFFNTGSIAMQEMEWHLFSVVILLGISYTLKEDGHVRVDLIYDRLTEKKKARVNMIGAILFILPVALLIGIESIPYVVESFNSNEQSGDPGGLPYRWIVKSLIPLSFFLLIITTIGFFIKNLNIYKGLHGSTEYNLKGEIENLKNELNKHKHHVVDIDDKGENK, encoded by the coding sequence ATGCTGTTAAAACTAGAACGTGGTTTTGATAAATTTGCTGATGCAATTGGTTATCTAACTGCATTTGTATTAGTACTAATGATTTTAAATGTAACTTATGACGTTGTTATGAGATACTTTTTTAATACAGGTAGTATTGCAATGCAAGAGATGGAGTGGCACTTATTTTCTGTGGTTATTCTATTAGGAATATCATACACACTAAAAGAAGATGGTCACGTAAGAGTGGATTTAATCTATGATAGATTGACTGAAAAGAAAAAAGCTAGAGTTAATATGATTGGAGCAATTCTATTTATACTTCCAGTTGCACTTTTAATAGGAATTGAATCAATTCCTTATGTTGTTGAATCTTTTAATTCAAATGAGCAAAGTGGCGATCCAGGTGGTCTTCCATATAGATGGATTGTAAAATCATTAATTCCATTATCATTCTTTTTACTTATCATCACAACTATTGGATTTTTTATAAAAAATCTAAATATATATAAAGGTCTTCATGGATCAACTGAATATAATTTAAAAGGTGAAATTGAAAATCTTAAAAATGAATTAAATAAACATAAACATCATGTTGTTGACATAGATGATAAAGGAGAAAACAAATGA
- a CDS encoding NAD(P)H-dependent glycerol-3-phosphate dehydrogenase → MRKNSIAVIGAGKWGSALHFALSQKQEVFITSRTPRDVKNFVDLQTALECEYLVIAIPAQEIRAWLKENFVFNGQKILVASKGIEASSGEFLNEIYAPFVPEKNIGFISGPSFAAEVIKGLPCALVINSSSKKLYKKFEPFFPNFIKTYYSSDVIGAEVAGAYKNVLAIASGICEGLNLGKNAQASLIARGLVEMQRFGKVFKAKKSSFLGLSGAGDLFLTANSTMSRNFRVGLGLSQDKKLEDILEELGEVAEGVQTSVAIQNLSRKYEIYTPIANEVNLVLLGKNPKDSLKDLLKS, encoded by the coding sequence ATGAGAAAAAATTCTATTGCAGTTATAGGTGCAGGTAAATGGGGAAGTGCTCTTCATTTTGCACTTAGTCAAAAACAAGAGGTTTTTATAACATCAAGAACACCTAGAGATGTAAAAAACTTTGTTGATTTACAAACTGCATTGGAATGTGAATATCTAGTAATTGCAATACCAGCTCAAGAAATTAGAGCTTGGTTAAAAGAAAATTTTGTTTTTAATGGACAAAAGATATTAGTAGCCTCAAAAGGTATTGAAGCATCTAGTGGTGAATTTTTAAATGAAATTTATGCACCTTTTGTGCCTGAAAAAAATATTGGATTTATTTCAGGACCTTCATTTGCAGCTGAGGTTATAAAAGGACTTCCATGTGCTTTAGTTATAAATTCTAGTTCAAAAAAACTTTATAAAAAGTTCGAACCTTTTTTCCCAAATTTTATTAAAACTTATTATAGTTCTGATGTAATAGGTGCAGAAGTTGCAGGTGCATATAAAAATGTACTAGCAATTGCAAGTGGAATTTGCGAAGGTTTAAATCTTGGGAAAAATGCTCAAGCTTCATTAATAGCTCGTGGTTTAGTGGAAATGCAAAGATTTGGAAAAGTTTTTAAAGCTAAAAAATCATCATTTTTAGGACTAAGTGGCGCTGGAGATTTATTTTTAACAGCTAATTCTACTATGAGTAGAAACTTTAGAGTAGGGCTTGGATTATCACAAGATAAGAAATTAGAAGATATTTTAGAAGAATTAGGTGAAGTAGCAGAGGGTGTTCAAACTTCTGTTGCTATTCAAAATCTTTCTAGAAAATATGAAATATATACTCCCATTGCAAATGAAGTAAATCTTGTACTTCTAGGGAAAAATCCAAAAGATAGTCTAAAAGATTTACTTAAAAGTTAA
- a CDS encoding TRAP transporter large permease, whose amino-acid sequence MIGIIMFFASLVMLLYGFPVAFTFAAVSLLFGVIAGIVEIGFDDGLIEGLTEGISEGLSMFDFMPYRIMSIMENTVLMAIPMFIFMGIILQKTGLAEKLLESMGFLFGEIRGGVAISTVLVGTLLAASTGVVGASVVAMGVISLPVMMKYKYNTPLACGTICASGTLGQIIPPSIVLIILGDVFRVPVGDLFSAAVWPGLGLVAAYIIFILIVSYFKKDMAPAIPKDPSRGSKMKQVIKALIDIIPSLTLILFVLGSIFAGIATPTESSAIGCLGAVLLAVAYRSFSLDMVKEAAFESVKVTSMVFGILIGATAFSMVFTYTGGDEIVEHFMMNLPGDEKIAFILFTMLAIFILGFFIDFVEISYIIVPILVPIAMNLDINPVWFAILIAMNLQTSFLTPPFGFALFYLKGVVPDSVRTVEIYKGVLPFIFIQVAVLLLLVFYPEIFGISSSM is encoded by the coding sequence ATGATTGGTATAATTATGTTTTTTGCTTCATTAGTAATGCTACTTTATGGTTTTCCAGTAGCATTTACTTTTGCAGCAGTATCTTTATTATTTGGTGTAATTGCAGGAATTGTAGAGATTGGTTTTGATGATGGTTTAATTGAAGGTTTAACAGAAGGAATAAGTGAAGGTCTTTCTATGTTTGACTTTATGCCATATAGAATTATGTCAATTATGGAAAATACTGTTTTAATGGCAATACCAATGTTTATTTTCATGGGTATTATTTTACAAAAAACAGGACTTGCTGAAAAACTTTTAGAATCTATGGGATTCTTATTTGGTGAAATCAGAGGTGGAGTTGCTATTTCAACTGTTTTAGTTGGTACATTATTAGCAGCTTCTACTGGAGTTGTTGGTGCATCAGTTGTTGCAATGGGTGTTATTTCATTACCTGTTATGATGAAATACAAATATAATACTCCACTTGCATGTGGAACTATTTGTGCATCTGGAACACTTGGTCAAATAATTCCTCCATCAATTGTATTAATTATCTTAGGAGATGTATTTAGAGTTCCTGTCGGTGATTTATTTTCAGCTGCTGTTTGGCCTGGACTTGGATTAGTTGCAGCTTATATTATATTTATTTTAATTGTTTCATATTTTAAAAAAGATATGGCACCTGCAATTCCAAAAGATCCTTCTCGTGGTTCAAAAATGAAACAAGTAATTAAAGCATTAATAGATATTATTCCGTCATTAACACTGATATTATTTGTATTAGGTTCGATTTTTGCTGGAATTGCTACACCAACTGAATCTTCAGCAATTGGGTGTTTGGGTGCTGTATTATTAGCTGTTGCTTATAGATCATTTTCACTGGACATGGTAAAAGAAGCAGCTTTTGAATCTGTAAAAGTAACTTCAATGGTATTTGGTATTTTAATTGGTGCAACAGCATTCTCAATGGTATTTACTTATACTGGTGGAGATGAAATTGTTGAACACTTTATGATGAATTTACCAGGTGATGAAAAAATTGCATTTATATTATTTACAATGTTAGCAATATTTATTTTAGGATTCTTTATTGACTTCGTTGAGATTTCATATATTATTGTTCCTATTTTAGTTCCAATTGCAATGAACTTAGATATAAATCCAGTTTGGTTTGCAATATTAATTGCAATGAATTTACAAACTTCATTCTTAACCCCACCATTTGGGTTTGCACTTTTTTACCTAAAAGGTGTTGTTCCAGATAGTGTTAGAACTGTTGAAATTTATAAAGGTGTTTTACCATTTATATTTATACAAGTAGCAGTATTATTATTGCTTGTATTTTATCCAGAAATATTTGGAATTAGTTCAAGTATGTAA
- a CDS encoding energy transducer TonB, with product MNKFIIFASFFVVTSLHILLFLYYRNTPIITSLPNISNPIIQFQLTKIVEVEKQIEKPIVEEKKEIVKEIIKEIKKEEIQKPAEKIKAIKKETPKKVEKEKVQVKEVIKETVQKTSENIEEVKEIKKTIPTEQSTQKTIEPIPKIDHQENMLIDKYASKLREEINKNKSYPTISKKLHEQGNVIVSFRVLKSGKFINIRLISSSNKERLDKAALNALYDTKEFEVFDKAINKEFLDFNLPLEFKLN from the coding sequence ATGAATAAATTTATAATTTTTGCTTCTTTTTTTGTAGTTACATCCTTACATATTTTACTTTTTCTTTATTATAGAAATACACCAATAATCACATCATTACCAAATATAAGTAATCCAATTATTCAATTTCAATTAACGAAAATTGTAGAAGTAGAAAAGCAAATTGAAAAACCAATTGTTGAAGAAAAAAAAGAGATAGTTAAAGAAATCATTAAAGAGATAAAAAAAGAAGAAATACAAAAACCTGCAGAAAAGATTAAAGCTATAAAAAAAGAAACTCCAAAAAAAGTTGAAAAAGAAAAAGTTCAAGTAAAAGAAGTGATAAAAGAAACTGTACAAAAAACTTCTGAAAATATAGAAGAAGTAAAAGAGATTAAAAAAACAATTCCAACTGAACAAAGTACTCAAAAAACTATAGAACCAATTCCTAAAATAGATCATCAAGAAAATATGCTTATAGATAAATATGCTTCTAAATTAAGAGAAGAAATAAATAAAAATAAAAGCTATCCTACTATATCAAAAAAGCTGCATGAACAAGGAAATGTGATAGTTAGCTTTAGAGTACTCAAATCAGGTAAATTCATAAATATTAGACTGATATCCTCAAGTAATAAAGAAAGACTTGATAAGGCAGCTTTAAATGCTTTATACGATACCAAAGAGTTTGAAGTATTTGATAAAGCAATAAATAAAGAGTTTTTAGATTTTAATTTACCTTTAGAATTTAAATTAAACTAG
- a CDS encoding FAD-binding and (Fe-S)-binding domain-containing protein: protein MLEAKYQDFYDQIIHKIPKEKIFTDKLHTLAYGTDASFYRLIPKIVIKTDNAKEVQDIIELSNSMNLSITFRAGGTSLSGQAISDSILIITSRNFSNFKIASDVSYISLEPALTGAQVNGLLARYSKKIGPDPASINAAMIGGIAANNASGMCCGISQNSYKTLKSMKLIFSDGTKLDTSCEKSKDSFRKTHGEFLKNLKSFSDDTKANEELRAKIERKYKIKNTCGYSLNSLIDFDDEFEILEHLIIGSEGTLAFIEEITYYTVEDLKDKASTLIYFKDIKEACSAVTKLKLAKEAKTINVEAVELMDRAGLASIENDPAMPVFIKDFDEKVTALLIETRAISDEQLDIQTAQIEELLSEFSVVRDIYFTKNVAEYTLYWKIRKGLFPAVGAVRETGTTVIIEDVAYPIECLAEATLELQELFKKHNYSEALIFGHALEGNFHFVFTQDFSDPKEVKRYDDFMNDVVHSVAVKYQGSLKAEHGTGRNMAAFIEVEWGYDAYMMMKKIKNLFDPKGLLNPGVIINDDAQAHLKNLKTLPATNEIVDKCIECGFCEPTCPSNELSLTPRQRIVVNREISRLESIGEHKEAKEYKDLYQYDGIETCATCSLCSSACPVKIDTGNLTKHLRAEQISDTSKSIANFVANNFSATLKGVRIGLHSANFIHKVLGTPSMETVTKTFRDLSRNTLPKWSITMPKATSININFEQKVSNKKVVYFPSCITRSMGLNDASQEEKQLFDVTVELLQKAGYQILFPQNLPNLCCGMPFSSKGFNDAAHTKSAQLEDALLHVSEFGEYPILCDTSPCTKKMLESFSHKLNIYEPIEFALEFLTKELEFTAIEEPITIHTTCSSRKMGLEDKFNSLAKLCSTNVIIPADVKCCGFAGDRGFNFPELNKSALRYLKEQTSGAKMAFSTSKTCEIGLSDESGLDYNSIFYLVNKVTKSKNL, encoded by the coding sequence ATGTTAGAAGCAAAATATCAAGATTTTTATGATCAAATAATTCATAAAATCCCAAAAGAAAAAATTTTCACAGACAAGCTACATACTTTAGCTTATGGAACAGATGCATCTTTTTATAGATTGATTCCAAAAATTGTAATTAAAACTGACAATGCAAAAGAAGTTCAAGATATTATAGAATTATCAAACTCTATGAATTTAAGCATAACTTTTAGGGCAGGGGGAACTTCTCTTTCTGGACAAGCTATTAGTGATTCTATTTTAATAATTACTTCAAGAAATTTCTCTAATTTCAAAATTGCTAGTGATGTTAGTTATATTTCATTAGAACCAGCACTTACAGGTGCTCAAGTAAATGGATTACTTGCAAGATATTCAAAAAAAATAGGTCCAGATCCAGCTTCTATAAATGCTGCTATGATAGGTGGGATTGCTGCAAATAATGCATCTGGAATGTGTTGTGGGATTTCACAAAACTCGTATAAAACTTTAAAATCAATGAAACTAATATTTTCTGATGGAACAAAACTTGATACTTCATGTGAAAAAAGTAAAGACTCATTTAGAAAAACACATGGTGAATTTTTAAAAAATTTAAAATCATTTTCAGATGATACAAAAGCAAATGAGGAATTAAGAGCAAAAATAGAAAGAAAATATAAAATTAAAAATACATGTGGTTACTCATTAAATTCTTTAATTGATTTTGATGATGAGTTTGAAATATTAGAACATTTAATCATTGGAAGCGAAGGAACCTTAGCCTTTATTGAAGAAATCACATACTACACAGTTGAAGATTTAAAAGATAAGGCTAGTACTCTTATTTATTTTAAAGATATTAAAGAAGCATGTTCAGCAGTTACTAAATTAAAACTTGCAAAAGAAGCAAAAACAATTAATGTAGAAGCAGTTGAGTTAATGGATAGAGCAGGACTTGCAAGTATTGAGAATGATCCAGCAATGCCAGTTTTTATTAAAGATTTTGATGAGAAGGTAACTGCACTTTTAATTGAAACAAGAGCTATAAGTGATGAGCAACTTGATATTCAAACTGCTCAGATAGAAGAATTATTAAGTGAATTTTCAGTTGTTAGAGATATTTATTTTACAAAAAATGTTGCAGAATATACTCTTTATTGGAAAATAAGAAAAGGTCTATTTCCAGCAGTTGGAGCTGTGAGAGAAACTGGAACTACAGTTATAATTGAAGATGTTGCTTATCCTATTGAGTGTTTAGCTGAAGCTACATTAGAATTACAAGAATTATTTAAAAAACATAATTACAGTGAAGCTTTGATTTTTGGGCATGCACTTGAAGGTAACTTCCACTTTGTATTTACACAAGATTTTTCAGATCCCAAAGAAGTAAAAAGATATGATGACTTTATGAATGATGTAGTTCATAGTGTTGCAGTTAAATACCAAGGGAGCCTAAAAGCAGAACATGGAACAGGTAGAAACATGGCTGCATTTATTGAAGTTGAGTGGGGTTATGATGCTTATATGATGATGAAGAAAATAAAAAATTTATTTGACCCTAAAGGATTGTTAAATCCAGGTGTTATTATAAATGATGATGCACAAGCCCACTTGAAAAACTTAAAAACACTTCCTGCAACAAATGAAATAGTTGATAAATGTATTGAATGTGGTTTTTGTGAACCTACATGTCCATCAAATGAACTTTCATTAACACCAAGACAAAGAATTGTTGTAAATAGAGAAATCTCAAGACTTGAAAGTATTGGAGAGCATAAAGAAGCAAAAGAGTACAAAGATTTATATCAATATGATGGAATAGAAACATGCGCAACATGTAGTTTATGTTCATCTGCTTGTCCTGTTAAAATTGATACAGGAAACTTAACTAAACACTTAAGAGCGGAGCAAATTTCAGATACATCTAAATCAATTGCAAATTTTGTTGCAAATAATTTTTCAGCAACTTTAAAAGGTGTAAGAATTGGTCTTCATTCTGCAAACTTTATTCACAAAGTTTTAGGAACACCTAGTATGGAAACGGTTACTAAAACATTCAGAGACCTAAGTAGAAATACTCTTCCTAAATGGAGTATTACTATGCCAAAAGCTACAAGTATTAATATTAATTTTGAACAAAAGGTTAGTAATAAAAAAGTAGTTTATTTCCCTTCATGTATAACAAGAAGTATGGGATTAAATGATGCATCACAAGAGGAGAAACAATTATTTGATGTAACAGTAGAACTATTACAAAAAGCTGGTTACCAAATTTTATTCCCACAAAACCTTCCAAACTTATGTTGTGGTATGCCATTTTCATCAAAAGGCTTTAATGATGCTGCACATACAAAATCAGCTCAATTGGAAGATGCATTATTACATGTAAGTGAATTTGGTGAATATCCAATTTTATGCGATACAAGTCCTTGTACTAAAAAAATGCTTGAAAGTTTTTCACATAAATTAAATATTTATGAACCAATTGAATTTGCTTTAGAATTTTTAACGAAAGAGTTAGAATTTACAGCAATTGAAGAACCAATTACAATTCATACAACTTGTAGTTCAAGAAAAATGGGATTAGAAGATAAATTTAACTCTTTAGCAAAACTTTGCTCAACAAATGTAATAATTCCAGCAGATGTAAAATGTTGTGGTTTTGCAGGAGATAGAGGGTTTAATTTTCCTGAATTAAATAAATCAGCACTTAGATATCTAAAAGAGCAAACAAGTGGTGCTAAAATGGCATTTTCTACATCTAAAACTTGTGAAATTGGATTAAGTGATGAATCAGGTCTTGATTATAATTCAATCTTTTATCTAGTTAATAAAGTAACAAAATCTAAAAATTTATAA
- a CDS encoding peptidylprolyl isomerase: MYKLFLSLLVSSGISFAAMVNGIAIIVNDEPITLYDIDKTMSVNNISKNEAVSYLIDKILYDQLVQENNITADVFDINDYTEKLASSNGMDVYTFKSVVKQKYPDYEVFENEAKNAVIRQKLVQKIVKGQLTIATEEDMKLYYEKNKNQFLAASNYEVVQYASKDKAALISTIKNPLVISTEVTREPITLTIDKLQGQMQYLLNETKENTFTPIFTANKQYMALFIVKKQGSAPLSYESVKAKIFNDIMSTREKKYLKDHFEKQKLTADIKIVR, translated from the coding sequence ATGTACAAACTTTTTTTATCACTACTTGTGAGTTCAGGAATATCATTCGCTGCAATGGTAAATGGTATAGCAATAATTGTAAATGATGAGCCAATAACTCTTTATGATATAGACAAAACTATGTCGGTAAATAATATAAGCAAAAATGAAGCGGTAAGCTATTTAATTGACAAGATTCTTTATGATCAATTGGTTCAAGAAAATAATATTACAGCAGATGTTTTCGATATAAATGATTATACGGAAAAACTTGCTAGTTCAAATGGTATGGATGTTTATACATTCAAATCAGTAGTTAAACAAAAATATCCAGATTATGAAGTTTTTGAAAATGAAGCAAAAAATGCTGTAATAAGACAAAAACTTGTTCAAAAAATTGTAAAAGGTCAATTAACAATTGCAACAGAAGAAGATATGAAACTTTATTATGAAAAAAATAAAAATCAATTTTTAGCTGCAAGTAATTATGAGGTTGTTCAATATGCATCAAAAGACAAAGCTGCTTTAATTAGCACAATCAAAAATCCATTGGTTATATCTACTGAAGTTACAAGAGAACCAATAACATTAACTATTGATAAATTACAAGGTCAAATGCAGTATTTATTAAATGAGACAAAAGAAAATACTTTTACTCCAATTTTCACTGCAAATAAACAATATATGGCATTATTTATTGTAAAAAAACAAGGTTCTGCACCACTTTCTTACGAAAGTGTAAAAGCAAAAATCTTTAATGATATTATGAGTACAAGAGAAAAAAAATATTTAAAAGATCACTTTGAGAAACAAAAACTTACAGCTGATATTAAAATAGTAAGATAA